DNA sequence from the Moorena sp. SIOASIH genome:
ATGTTAGGGATTGGGAGGGAGATTAGTGAGCTATTAATGGTTTATTTAATTTTGGCTTTCTTTCTCCCTAATTTTTTCCTATTACTATTATTTTCACGTTTATGTGCTACTAATTAGTTGATATTAAAAAGCTCTACATCATTGCTTTATCTGTGTGATTGTTATATAGAATATCCCAAAAAGTAAATTGGGATCACTTTTTTAAAATTTTTACTATAAAAAAAACTCAGAGGAGTCAAATGACTAAGCAAACATCTAAACCAGCTTTAAAAATTATTCCCCTAGGCGGACTCCATGAAATTGGCAAGAACACTTGTGTTTTTGAATTCAATGACGAAATCCTGCTCTTAGATGCTGGGATTGGCTTCCCTAATGATGAGATGCATGGAATTAATATCGTCCTCCCCGATATGACCTATCTACGGGAAAATCGTCACAAAATCAAGGGCATGATTGTCACTCACGGTCATGAAGACCATATTGGTGGCATTCCCTATCATTTAAAGCAGTTTGATATTCCCGTGATTTATGGACCCCGCTTAGCCATGGCATTACTTCAAGGCAAGCTAGAAGAAGCTGGTGTAGCTGACCACACGGAATTGAAACGTGTAATGCCCCGTGAAACGGTACGTATCGGTTCTTCATTCCTTGTAGAATTTATTCGCAACACTCACTCGATTGCTGATAGCTTTACCATTGCCATTCATACGCCAGTGGGTGTGATTATCCACACAGGTGATTTCAAAGTTGACCATACCCCTGTGGATGGAGAATTCTTTGATTTCCAAAGACTAGCGGAACATGGGGAAAAAGGGGTTCTGTGCTTGATGAGTGACTCGACTAACGCGGAAGTTCCTGGACATACTCCATCTGAACGTTCGGTTTATCCCAATCTAGAACGGGCCATTGCCCAAGCACCAGGACGAGTCCTAGTGACTACCTTTGCTTCCTCAGTTCACCGGATAAGTATAGTCCTGGATATCGCCCAAAAACAAAACCGGAAGGTGGCAATTGTGGGTCGTTCCATGCTGAATGTGATTGCCCAAGCTCGCACCCTAGGTTACATTAAATGCCCAGATCACTTGTTTGAGCCGTTAAAAGCCATTAAAAATATAGCGCCAGAAAAAATCCTGATTCTGACAACAGGTTCTCAAGGGGAACCGCTAGCAGCAATGACTCGTATTTCTAAAGGGGAACATCGGGAAATTCAAATCCAAGCAGGGGACACAGTGGTCTTCTCTGCCAACCCCATTCCTGGTAATACAATTGCGGTGGTGAATACCATTGATCGGTTAATGAAACTGGGAGCCAATGTAGTGTATGGTCGTAAGCATGGCATTCATGTTTCTGGTCATGGTGCTCAGGAAGACCATAAACTGATGTTGGCTCTAACACGACCAAAATTCTTTATGCCGGTGCATGGTGAACATCGGATGCTAGTTCACCATGCCAAGATGGCTCATAGTATGGGTATCCCTGTGGAAAATACTGTGATTACTGACAATGGAGATGTGGTGGAGTTATCTGAGGACAGCATTAGTATTACGGGTAACGTCCCTTCAGGTATTGAACTGGTAGACCGCACTGGTATTGTTCATGACAATGTTATGAAAGAACGTCAGCAGTTGGCTGGAGATGGAGTAGTGACTGTAGCTGCAGCAATCAGTTGGGATGGCACACTCCTTGCCAAGCCAGAAATACATCTGCGGGGTGTGGTCTCACCGTTAGAAACATCCCTCCTGCAACAGTTGGTGATCAAAAGAATTGAACGGACATTAAGCGATCGCTGGTCAGATTTTGATAAATCCTTGACAGAGAAACCAACTGAAATTGATTGGCAAGGCTTGCAAAAGCAAATTGAAGCTGACCTCCAGCGTTTAGCTCGCCGGGAACTCAGGAGTCGTCCCCTGATGGTGTTCTTGCTGCAAACTCCAGAGGAACCACCAGTTAAGGTCACAGGTACACGGCGTCGGCGCTCTACTGCTAAGGTGGCATCATAAGCAGAAGGGTGAAGGTTGTTCGCCCTTGGCGTCCCTGTTGCCTTCTTTTCGTCCTTAATTCCCAAAAAGACTGACTTCAACACTCAGGAAACAACTAAATGTTGAAGTCAGTCTTTTTTTTTATGACATTAAAGTCACTGATGAGTTATTCTAATCAGTGTGATGAGTTATTCTAATCAGTGTGATTACTCAATCCCTATTGCCAAATTGCCAAAGTTCCGTAAGACTGACCAAGCTTGGTCATTACGGATCTTGGCAGCATATCAGTAGATGCAGTTAATTACACAGATAAGCTAGTTTCACAGATAAGCTAGTACACATTTAACTGATCTATTGGAATTGATCACAGCTTGTTGGCAGTTGATGCTTAACCCTTAACAGTCAACTATGCTTTAAGCGTCCTACTTGGAAAGCTGCCCTTGCCAGCTATCAGCTCTGATGCCCCTGTAGCGAAGGAGCTTACGCTGGAGTACTAAACCAAAAGCTCAGTTTATGTCCCTCGGAACTATAGAAACCAATTGCTCCAATTGAGTAGCGTAAATGGGTATTAGCTTACCTGGTTCACACTAACTGCTATCTATAGGATTTTTCCTAACCTAGCCATGTTTGTGTCGATTGACTACATATATTTAATTAGATTTTAAGATCAGCTGCTGATTTCCAGCAGCGAAGAGACCCTATGCCAATGGTGATAGGGTCAGGAGAAAAAAGGCGGTATGCCTGTAATAACCACCAAGATCGGCTCTCCTCAGGCAGAGGGGGGGGTGTTATCTTGCTCTGGCAAGATATACATAAAAATGATCCTCTGTCAATCCGGTATGAGAAAGATATCTTGTGTAGTTATATTACAGGCGACTGGATTACCGCCTACTAGTAGTATCACAGGTAAAATACATGAGTGTATCTGATTATACAATAAGTAAGCTAATCATTACAAGTCGGGTTTGGATTAACCCAGGAACAGATTCCTCCAAGATTACAATTCCTGCCTTACTCGGCAAGACCAGGAAGACTTTTGATCTGCTGGAGTCATTACGGCAGTGGCTGAACCAAATTGAGGTTGATAACCCCAAATTAGCCCACCGTCTCTGCCGACTAATTCCAGCCCAGTGTCCTTTTGAACGGCAGATTAAACTGTTCAATCGCACTCTACTTCGGATTCCACCATTGTGTAAACTAAATCCTGTCTATGATGAAGTGGTAGCCCTGCGCTTCCGAGCACTGTCTTATCTGGCGGATGAATGTGGTGAAGATATCACCTGTTACTGCTAAAATTCCGAAACGAGAATTTTAGCTGCGGGCGTCGGGAAACCGTGCCTATTAGAAAACATCATGGCCATTATTGCCCTAAAAGCCTGGTATCTCCAAAAGTACGAACCGATAAAAGAATTGGAGAAACGCCACCATGACCTGCGTTTGAGCAAAAATAGTTTGCTTAAGTCAGGCTTAAGAGCAGATTTTTTGGATGATAGCCAGGATGTGAAAAACTCTGAATGGTTTAAGCGCTACCTAGCAGGGGAAACGATCGAGTTCTATATAGAAGGTAGTGGGGGCTATGCCATTTCCAATATTGACTTGATTTCTCACGAGATTTACTTCACGAAGCGAGAGGTAATGGCACAACTGTCGCCCATAATCTTTGTGAGTTACCAAACTGAATATAGTGCCTCTAGTGAGGCTTTGCGTAGCACCCTGTCAGATACCCTAGACACTTTTAATCAGCGATCGCGTTTACCTCTAACCATAGAAGAATCCCGACGCCCAATTGGTCAACCAATGCGCCTGGGGAGTACCCAGATGCGCAAAATCCGCAAAAGTCTGGTGTTCATTGCTGATGGCACCCCCGTGGCTGGTGTAGCAACGGAAAACAAACCGTTACTGATCCCTAGTCCCTATGTTTGTGTGGAAATCGGCTATGCTTTAACGGCTAAGCCGACGGAACAGATTTTGTTGGTGAAGATGGAACGACCAGATTTACCAGGACAGTTTCCTTTTGATCTGCCTAGCTACCAGCAGCTGATTTGGCAAAATCCACAGGAACTGCGCCAAATGTTGCCAACGGTGATGGAAAATTTGTTGAAACGGTTTAACTTATCAACCTAAGTAGTCTGTAAATCTCAAGCAAGACTTGTGGATAAAGGACAAAGGACGTGTAAGGGGATTTGGTTTATTGGGAATCCCTTTGACCTTTGTCCTTTGACTTTTTGCCTTCCCCTTCAAGGTCGCTGATAATAGTTGGGATGGATTAAGGAGAATTTTCTATGCCAAGAACCCCAGACGAGTACGCTGTTCACATTCTTTTGTCAAGTGGTCACCGGGAAGAAGTACGGTTTGCCACAATTAAAGAGTTTCAAAAGTGGTATAGTGGCGAACTTATCCCAAAATCTAACTCTGAAGACTTCATTAGCGTACCCATTAAAAATGTCCAAGGGGAGTACATGGTAGTACGTCCTGCTCGTATCACTGCTATCCGGGTGGAACCTATTTTCTCTGGTAGCGTCGAACGTTTTTAATACAGCTTGACTGCTTTGACTGGGCAATAGCTGGTGATTGAATTCTTGGCAAGTATGAGAAAAACTCTAACTAGGATTTCCCTGACCATAGGAATAGCCCTCCTACCGATTAGTGGTGCTGCAGTTGCTAGTGTTCCTCTGCAAGCGGTTCAACTAGATACTGTTCAGTTCAATGAGGATCCATTGGGTTTAGATGAACAGCTTTGGAAGCGTCCTGGTGGTCAGTCAGGGGACTGGCGAGCCATGTTGAAAGCCATAGACAATAGCTTGCGTTATCTGAAAACCCCTAGTGCGGCTAAAGCTTACCAAAACTATTCCGTACCAGGAGTAACTCGCGATCGCGTCCGCCGTTCTCTAGTCCGTTTCCGCCAACTGCTGATCAAGTCCCCTACTCCTCAAGCGTTGCAAGCTGCTATCCAACAAGAATTTGTCTTTTACAAGAGTGTGGGGAAGGACAATCAGGGAACTGTTGGGTTCACGGGTTATTTTGAGCCAGTGTATGCTGGGAGTCGCACACCTAGTGCTGAGTATCGCTATCCCCTTTACCGACTACCTTCTGATTTCCAACGTTGGCAAAAACCTCACCCAACCCGTGCGGCATTGGAAGGATGGGATGGTTTAGGTAAAAATAGCCCACTACGAGGGCAAGAACTAGTTTGGTTACGCGATCGCTTAGAGGCGTTTTTGGTTCACGTTCAGGGTTCAGCCCGAGTTAGAATGCCGGATGGCACCTTGATGAGTGTGGGCTACGCCGGTAAGACGAGTCATCCCTACACTAGTATCGGGCGACAACTGGTTAACGATGGCAAGATGGAGCTAGAAGGGCTAACCCTGCCTGCAGTGATCGATTATTTCCGCACGTCACCGACGGAACTGAGTCAATATTTACCCCGCAATAAAAGTTTTGTGTTCTTTCGGGAAACCAGGGGGGCACCTGCTACCGGTAGTCTTGGTTTGCCAGTAATGGCTGAGCGCTCGATTGCTACGGATAAATCTATCATGCCTCCAGGAGCCTTGGCCCTTATCCAAACTAGTATTCCTTATCCCAATGCTGTGGGTCAGTTGGAATCTAGGCTGGTCAGTCGCTATGTCTTGGATCAGGATACTGGTAGTGCGATTAAAGGGCCGGGTCGAGTGGATATATTTATGGGTACTGGTAAATTGGCAGGTAATCGGGCAGGGCTGATTAATGATACAGGAGAGTTGTACTATTTGTTGCTTAAAAATTAAGACCACAAAATAGTGCTGAAGCTTTAACTATAAACTTGAACTATTAAAAAAAACTTTAACT
Encoded proteins:
- a CDS encoding ribonuclease J gives rise to the protein MTKQTSKPALKIIPLGGLHEIGKNTCVFEFNDEILLLDAGIGFPNDEMHGINIVLPDMTYLRENRHKIKGMIVTHGHEDHIGGIPYHLKQFDIPVIYGPRLAMALLQGKLEEAGVADHTELKRVMPRETVRIGSSFLVEFIRNTHSIADSFTIAIHTPVGVIIHTGDFKVDHTPVDGEFFDFQRLAEHGEKGVLCLMSDSTNAEVPGHTPSERSVYPNLERAIAQAPGRVLVTTFASSVHRISIVLDIAQKQNRKVAIVGRSMLNVIAQARTLGYIKCPDHLFEPLKAIKNIAPEKILILTTGSQGEPLAAMTRISKGEHREIQIQAGDTVVFSANPIPGNTIAVVNTIDRLMKLGANVVYGRKHGIHVSGHGAQEDHKLMLALTRPKFFMPVHGEHRMLVHHAKMAHSMGIPVENTVITDNGDVVELSEDSISITGNVPSGIELVDRTGIVHDNVMKERQQLAGDGVVTVAAAISWDGTLLAKPEIHLRGVVSPLETSLLQQLVIKRIERTLSDRWSDFDKSLTEKPTEIDWQGLQKQIEADLQRLARRELRSRPLMVFLLQTPEEPPVKVTGTRRRRSTAKVAS
- a CDS encoding Mo-dependent nitrogenase C-terminal domain-containing protein; the protein is MSVSDYTISKLIITSRVWINPGTDSSKITIPALLGKTRKTFDLLESLRQWLNQIEVDNPKLAHRLCRLIPAQCPFERQIKLFNRTLLRIPPLCKLNPVYDEVVALRFRALSYLADECGEDITCYC
- a CDS encoding murein transglycosylase A translates to MRKTLTRISLTIGIALLPISGAAVASVPLQAVQLDTVQFNEDPLGLDEQLWKRPGGQSGDWRAMLKAIDNSLRYLKTPSAAKAYQNYSVPGVTRDRVRRSLVRFRQLLIKSPTPQALQAAIQQEFVFYKSVGKDNQGTVGFTGYFEPVYAGSRTPSAEYRYPLYRLPSDFQRWQKPHPTRAALEGWDGLGKNSPLRGQELVWLRDRLEAFLVHVQGSARVRMPDGTLMSVGYAGKTSHPYTSIGRQLVNDGKMELEGLTLPAVIDYFRTSPTELSQYLPRNKSFVFFRETRGAPATGSLGLPVMAERSIATDKSIMPPGALALIQTSIPYPNAVGQLESRLVSRYVLDQDTGSAIKGPGRVDIFMGTGKLAGNRAGLINDTGELYYLLLKN